One part of the Bacillota bacterium genome encodes these proteins:
- a CDS encoding plasmid pRiA4b ORF-3 family protein codes for MNATTSSASHAISTSKPQDKARVYQLKVTLRGIRPPIWRRLLVPGDVTLADLHEILQVAMDWEDYHAWEFRVGRELFGIPDPSGWVEFQDAAESRLDEVVRQPKTKFQYIYDFGDNWVHDILVEKILPPEPGVDYPLCTGGKRAAPPEDCGGIFGYLEKLEIIQNPGHPEYEDSVEWLGESYDPEQFNPDLINERLRHLR; via the coding sequence ATGAATGCTACCACTTCCTCCGCAAGCCATGCTATATCAACCAGCAAACCGCAAGACAAGGCCAGAGTGTATCAGTTGAAGGTGACGCTGAGGGGCATCAGGCCCCCGATATGGAGGCGTCTCTTGGTTCCAGGCGACGTGACCCTCGCTGATCTCCACGAGATCCTTCAGGTGGCCATGGACTGGGAAGATTATCACGCATGGGAATTTCGCGTCGGCCGAGAGTTGTTCGGCATCCCCGATCCCAGCGGCTGGGTTGAATTCCAGGACGCAGCGGAGAGCCGCCTGGATGAGGTGGTTCGCCAACCCAAGACAAAGTTCCAATACATCTATGACTTCGGGGATAACTGGGTGCATGATATCCTTGTAGAGAAGATCCTCCCTCCCGAGCCGGGGGTAGACTACCCGCTCTGCACCGGCGGCAAGAGAGCGGCACCACCAGAGGACTGCGGTGGAATATTCGGTTATCTTGAGAAGTTGGAGATCATCCAGAATCCCGGTCATCCTGAGTACGAAGACTCAGTGGAATGGCTCGGGGAGTCGTACGACCCGGAGCAGTTCAACCCGGACCTCATCAACGAAAGGCTCAGGCATCTTAGGTAA
- a CDS encoding tetratricopeptide repeat protein has product MRIGMASLETAEGRFHTVLEIDPGNIEALNLLAQICAQTRRHSKAREFLVRALENPADDRDLVVELVEALAGIYERAGKYRLAVRTYQLGLGRTESAALHNGIAYFYAKLGHYGKAVSHSRRAVELEPGNAVYMSDLGYTLLEAGNLDEAKTVLERAIELDPANELARANLAHCLHLGWGIPVTNALASLRSSQLALSGGRAVLRLCASRVSSRIVRKVSISSCR; this is encoded by the coding sequence GTGAGGATAGGAATGGCAAGCCTCGAAACGGCCGAAGGCAGGTTTCATACGGTTCTGGAAATTGATCCAGGAAACATCGAGGCTCTCAACCTGTTGGCCCAGATCTGCGCGCAGACTCGAAGGCACTCAAAGGCCCGCGAGTTTCTTGTGCGCGCTTTGGAGAATCCGGCAGACGACCGAGATCTAGTGGTGGAACTCGTGGAAGCGCTCGCAGGAATCTACGAGAGGGCGGGCAAGTATCGGCTGGCCGTGAGGACATATCAGCTCGGGCTCGGACGCACTGAGAGCGCAGCGCTTCACAACGGCATTGCCTACTTTTACGCGAAACTTGGCCATTACGGAAAAGCCGTGTCTCACTCGAGGCGTGCCGTCGAGCTCGAGCCTGGCAACGCTGTCTATATGAGTGACCTCGGATATACACTGCTGGAAGCCGGGAACCTCGACGAGGCAAAGACGGTGTTGGAGCGGGCAATCGAGCTGGACCCTGCCAACGAGCTTGCCAGGGCGAACCTTGCACACTGCCTCCACCTGGGCTGGGGAATCCCTGTTACGAACGCCCTGGCGTCCTTACGGAGCAGTCAGTTAGCGCTGTCCGGCGGCCGGGCAGTCCTGCGCCTTTGCGCATCCCGAGTATCCTCGAGAATAGTGCGTAAAGTGTCTATCTCATCTTGCAGATAG